Proteins from a genomic interval of Pseudoruegeria sp. SHC-113:
- a CDS encoding DUF1194 domain-containing protein — MVRRSRLFAPAAMAGALLLASLWQWPAQAQTGGCRQALVLGLDVSGSVDASEYAIQRRGLANALRHREVRAALLQLPDLPVALMVFEWSGAGQHADITGWHLMKSDAAIDSVAAMLEDIDTRPTPAPTAIGSAILYAVDAFSEVSACLHRTLDLSGDGKSNDGPLITDAHAAAERAGVTINGLVIGGDTATARDDRAAQIGELVAYYQHSVILGPGAFVEAALGFEDFERAMKRKLLRELDGFVFGAAPQPKERP, encoded by the coding sequence TTGGTAAGGCGTTCGCGCCTCTTTGCCCCGGCCGCCATGGCCGGGGCGCTTCTTCTGGCCAGCTTGTGGCAGTGGCCCGCGCAGGCGCAGACCGGCGGCTGCCGTCAGGCGCTGGTGCTGGGGCTCGATGTTTCGGGCTCTGTTGATGCCAGCGAATACGCCATCCAGCGCCGCGGGCTTGCGAATGCCCTGCGCCACCGCGAGGTGCGCGCCGCCCTCCTGCAACTGCCCGATCTGCCTGTCGCCCTCATGGTCTTTGAGTGGAGCGGCGCTGGCCAGCACGCGGACATCACGGGCTGGCACCTGATGAAATCCGACGCCGCGATCGACTCCGTCGCCGCCATGCTGGAAGACATCGACACGCGCCCCACCCCGGCCCCGACAGCTATCGGCAGTGCGATCCTCTACGCGGTGGACGCATTCAGCGAAGTCTCCGCCTGCCTGCACCGCACGCTCGATCTGTCCGGCGATGGCAAAAGCAACGATGGCCCTCTGATCACCGACGCACACGCAGCCGCCGAACGCGCCGGCGTCACGATCAATGGCCTTGTGATCGGCGGTGACACCGCGACCGCCCGCGACGACCGCGCCGCCCAGATCGGCGAGCTTGTGGCCTACTACCAGCACAGCGTGATCCTTGGGCCCGGTGCTTTTGTGGAGGCCGCGCTCGGATTTGAGGATTTCGAGCGCGCCATGAAGCGCAAACTGTTGCGCGAGCTCGATGGCTTCGTCTTTGGGGCCGCGCCCCAGCCAAAAGAACGCCCCTAG
- the parA gene encoding ParA family partition ATPase, giving the protein MSGIVLTVAQQKGGSGKTTLAANLAITFRERGMRVAVLDTDPQGSLGRWFMARFEARGEDEGLSFGTASAWGVSYEVGKLSGSHDVVIVDTPPKIDADLRPALRVSDLVIVPIATSQVDLWATEGLMELAAREDKPVLFVMNRAAARARLTAEVAQKVAELQGEKADTVIGNRVVFAEALGEGLGVSEKGRKGPAALEIAALADEVLARV; this is encoded by the coding sequence ATGAGCGGAATTGTACTGACAGTGGCCCAGCAAAAGGGCGGATCCGGCAAAACGACCCTTGCCGCGAACCTCGCCATCACCTTCCGCGAGCGCGGGATGCGCGTGGCGGTGCTGGACACCGATCCTCAGGGCTCGCTCGGGCGCTGGTTCATGGCGCGCTTTGAGGCCCGCGGCGAGGATGAGGGCTTAAGCTTCGGCACCGCCTCGGCCTGGGGTGTGTCTTACGAGGTGGGCAAGCTTTCGGGCAGCCATGACGTGGTGATCGTCGATACTCCGCCCAAGATCGATGCCGATCTGCGGCCCGCGCTGCGGGTGTCGGATCTGGTGATCGTGCCGATCGCCACGAGCCAGGTGGATCTCTGGGCGACCGAGGGCCTGATGGAACTCGCCGCGCGGGAAGACAAACCGGTGCTTTTCGTGATGAACCGCGCCGCAGCCCGCGCAAGGCTCACCGCCGAAGTGGCGCAGAAAGTGGCGGAGCTGCAGGGCGAGAAGGCCGACACCGTGATCGGCAACCGCGTTGTCTTTGCCGAAGCGCTCGGCGAGGGGCTGGGCGTCAGCGAGAAGGGCCGCAAGGGCCCGGCGGCGCTGGAGATTGCCGCGCTGGCCGATGAGGTTCTCGCCCGCGTCTGA
- a CDS encoding VOC family protein: protein MGIKYLHTMVRVKDLEASMAFYKLLGLEETRRHDSEGGRFSLIFMAPPGQPDCPVELTYNWDGDDELPSDSRHFGHLAYEVDDIYATCQHLQDNGVLINRPPRDGRMAFVRSPDNVSVELLQKGEALAPAEPWSSMENTGHW from the coding sequence ATGGGTATCAAATATCTGCACACCATGGTGCGCGTGAAGGATCTGGAGGCCTCGATGGCCTTCTACAAGCTGCTCGGCCTCGAAGAAACCCGCCGCCACGACAGCGAAGGCGGGCGTTTTTCGCTGATTTTCATGGCGCCTCCGGGCCAGCCGGACTGCCCGGTGGAGCTGACCTACAACTGGGATGGCGACGATGAGCTGCCGTCTGACAGCCGCCATTTCGGCCACCTTGCCTATGAGGTGGACGACATCTACGCCACCTGCCAGCACCTGCAGGACAACGGCGTGCTGATCAACCGCCCGCCGCGCGATGGCCGCATGGCCTTCGTGCGCTCGCCGGACAATGTCTCGGTAGAGCTGCTGCAGAAGGGCGAGGCGCTCGCCCCGGCGGAGCCTTGGTCAAGCATGGAAAACACCGGCCATTGGTAA
- a CDS encoding SDR family NAD(P)-dependent oxidoreductase, protein MQNCAIVTGAARGIGLATTRLFLSEGWRVAMVDRDGPELSAAAAPLGESVLAVEKDVSDPAQVAQMMEAVLGWAGGVDALVNNAGVAEFGPIAECDFTMWRRVMATNLDGVFLCSQAAAPALIARKGAIVNIGSISGLRASTLRVAYGTSKAAVIQLTKQQAAELGEHGVRANCVCPGPVRTKLAMAVHSQEIIDAYHDAIPLNRYGSEEEIAQAIVFLCSEKASYITGQVLAADGGFESTGVGLPALRT, encoded by the coding sequence ATGCAAAACTGCGCCATCGTCACCGGGGCGGCCCGTGGAATCGGACTGGCCACCACGCGGCTTTTCTTGAGCGAGGGCTGGCGCGTTGCCATGGTGGATCGCGACGGGCCCGAACTCAGCGCGGCAGCTGCTCCCCTGGGCGAGAGCGTGCTGGCCGTTGAGAAGGACGTCTCGGACCCGGCGCAGGTCGCGCAGATGATGGAGGCGGTGCTGGGCTGGGCCGGTGGCGTGGATGCGCTGGTGAACAACGCGGGCGTGGCCGAGTTCGGCCCCATTGCGGAGTGCGATTTCACCATGTGGCGGCGCGTGATGGCCACCAATCTGGACGGCGTTTTCCTTTGTTCGCAGGCCGCCGCCCCGGCGTTGATCGCGCGCAAAGGCGCCATCGTGAACATCGGCTCCATCTCGGGCCTGCGCGCCTCCACGCTGCGGGTGGCCTATGGCACCTCGAAGGCCGCCGTCATCCAACTGACCAAGCAACAGGCTGCTGAGCTGGGCGAACACGGCGTGCGCGCCAATTGCGTCTGCCCCGGCCCGGTGCGCACGAAGCTCGCCATGGCCGTGCACAGCCAGGAGATCATCGATGCCTATCACGACGCGATCCCGCTCAATCGCTACGGCAGCGAAGAGGAGATCGCGCAGGCCATCGTGTTTCTGTGTTCGGAGAAAGCGAGCTACATCACCGGGCAGGTGCTGGCGGCGGATGGGGGTTTTGAAAGCACGGGCGTCGGCCTGCCGGCTTTGCGCACCTAA
- the ppk2 gene encoding polyphosphate kinase 2 — translation MTVLETTATTPAATEKATEIVPEGAAEKKPLNGATKPLPERVRIAFESGAYPYSRRMARSTYEAEKAQLQAELLKVQLWAQETGQKFVLLFEGRDAAGKGGTIKRFMEHLNPRQARIVALNKPTDEERGQWYFQRYVQHLPTAGEMVFYDRSWYNRAGVERVMNFCSPNDYLEFMRQAPEFERMLVRSGIRLHKYWFSVTQDEQKKRFEARETDPLKRWKLSPIDKASLSKWDDYTEAKEAMFFYTDTADAPWTIVKSNDKKRARLNCMRHFLSTVDYPDKDPEIAKLPDPLIVGHAGHVVHGSDHILGTSLHPDQRRGGA, via the coding sequence ATGACCGTGCTGGAAACGACCGCAACGACCCCTGCCGCCACAGAGAAAGCCACAGAAATTGTCCCGGAAGGAGCTGCTGAAAAGAAGCCGCTGAACGGCGCCACCAAACCCCTGCCTGAACGCGTGCGCATCGCCTTTGAGAGCGGAGCCTACCCCTACAGTCGCCGCATGGCCCGCAGCACCTATGAGGCGGAAAAGGCGCAGCTTCAGGCCGAACTCCTGAAGGTGCAGCTCTGGGCACAGGAGACAGGGCAGAAGTTCGTGCTCCTGTTTGAGGGGCGCGATGCGGCCGGCAAGGGCGGCACGATCAAGCGGTTCATGGAGCACCTGAACCCCCGGCAGGCCCGCATCGTGGCGCTGAACAAACCCACCGACGAAGAGCGCGGGCAATGGTACTTCCAGCGTTACGTGCAGCACCTGCCCACGGCCGGTGAAATGGTCTTCTACGATCGAAGCTGGTACAACCGGGCTGGCGTCGAGCGGGTGATGAACTTCTGTTCTCCAAACGACTATCTCGAATTCATGCGCCAGGCCCCGGAGTTCGAGCGCATGCTGGTGCGCTCCGGCATCCGCCTGCACAAATACTGGTTCTCCGTCACGCAGGACGAGCAGAAGAAGCGTTTCGAAGCCCGCGAAACCGACCCGCTGAAACGCTGGAAGCTCTCACCGATCGACAAGGCGTCGCTGTCGAAATGGGATGATTACACCGAGGCCAAGGAGGCGATGTTCTTCTACACCGATACGGCGGATGCGCCCTGGACCATCGTGAAATCCAACGACAAGAAACGCGCGCGGCTGAATTGCATGCGCCATTTCCTGTCCACCGTCGATTACCCCGACAAGGATCCCGAGATCGCGAAGCTGCCCGATCCGCTGATCGTCGGCCATGCGGGCCATGTGGTGCATGGCTCGGACCACATTCTCGGCACCTCGCTGCACCCCGACCAGCGCCGCGGCGGCGCCTGA
- a CDS encoding TfoX/Sxy family protein has protein sequence MPRPVSSIRNLGPASDESFARAGITSAEELIEMGPDEAYKRLLKAGSRPHFIGYYAMVMGLQGRPWNDCKGKEKVALRARFDAIKSAAGPNPMAGIEQILNEIGTGTRR, from the coding sequence GTGCCGCGCCCCGTTTCCAGCATCCGCAACCTTGGCCCGGCCTCGGATGAAAGCTTCGCGCGTGCCGGAATTACCTCGGCCGAAGAGCTGATCGAGATGGGGCCGGATGAGGCCTATAAGAGGCTTCTCAAAGCGGGCTCGCGCCCGCATTTCATCGGCTACTACGCCATGGTGATGGGGCTGCAGGGCCGCCCGTGGAACGATTGCAAGGGCAAGGAGAAAGTGGCCCTGCGCGCGCGGTTTGACGCGATCAAATCCGCTGCCGGCCCCAATCCGATGGCGGGAATTGAGCAGATCCTGAACGAGATCGGCACCGGCACGCGGCGCTAA
- a CDS encoding succinate dehydrogenase assembly factor 2, with translation MGVVQETPDARLKRMTMRSWRRGMKEMDVILGPFADSRLAALGEAELLLYDRLLAENDQDLLSWVTGQAPTPPEYLDLLTVIARHARGEG, from the coding sequence ATGGGGGTGGTTCAGGAAACGCCGGACGCCCGGCTGAAACGCATGACGATGCGCTCCTGGCGGCGCGGTATGAAGGAAATGGACGTGATCCTTGGCCCCTTCGCCGACAGCCGGCTGGCCGCGCTCGGCGAGGCGGAGCTGCTGCTTTATGATCGGCTGCTGGCGGAGAACGATCAGGATCTGCTGTCGTGGGTCACCGGGCAGGCCCCGACGCCGCCGGAATACCTTGATCTGCTCACCGTGATCGCGCGCCACGCCCGCGGCGAGGGCTGA
- a CDS encoding MATE family efflux transporter, giving the protein MILTLGLPLIGSHLAQFAIGVTDTVMMGWYGVEELAAVVLGSSLFFVIYIFGSGFALAVMPMVAEAGEAGDETEVRRATRMGMWLSIAYSLLVLPLFWNSGALLSSLGQGEQLASDARDYMRIAGFGVLPALLVMALKSFLSGLERTQIILWVSIAGAVLNGLLNWVLIFGNFGAPEMGVKGAALASVIANGATLAMFAAYASMAPALKIYRLFQRFWKPDGEAMKRVFLLGWPISVTLLAEVGLFAGAAVLVGWIGTMEVAAHGIALQVSSATFLVHLGLSNAATVRAGRALGRGEVEDLKRGARVVLGMSMLFASATVVVFFTVPEVITGLFLAPDNPDRGVIIPLASALLIISGFFQLVDGAQAVGLGLLRGVKDTRAPMLIAAFSYWGVGMPASYVIGFTLGYGVHGVWYGLVLGLASAAVLLLARFWLWTVPALGAEAPASA; this is encoded by the coding sequence ATGATTCTGACGCTCGGCCTGCCGCTGATCGGCTCGCATCTTGCGCAATTCGCCATCGGGGTCACCGATACGGTGATGATGGGCTGGTACGGGGTCGAGGAACTGGCCGCCGTGGTGCTGGGCTCTTCGCTTTTCTTCGTGATCTATATCTTTGGCTCGGGCTTCGCGCTTGCCGTGATGCCCATGGTGGCGGAGGCCGGCGAGGCAGGAGATGAAACCGAGGTGCGCCGCGCCACGCGCATGGGGATGTGGCTGTCGATTGCTTACAGCCTGCTGGTGCTGCCGCTGTTCTGGAACTCCGGCGCGCTGCTGTCCTCGCTGGGGCAGGGCGAGCAACTGGCCTCGGACGCGCGCGATTACATGCGGATTGCAGGCTTCGGCGTGCTGCCTGCGCTTTTGGTGATGGCGCTCAAGAGCTTCCTGTCGGGGCTTGAGCGCACGCAGATCATCCTTTGGGTGTCCATCGCCGGGGCTGTGCTGAACGGGCTGCTGAACTGGGTGCTGATCTTCGGCAATTTCGGCGCGCCCGAGATGGGCGTGAAAGGGGCCGCGCTGGCCTCGGTGATCGCCAATGGGGCCACGCTCGCGATGTTTGCCGCCTATGCCAGCATGGCGCCCGCGCTCAAAATCTACCGGCTGTTCCAGCGCTTCTGGAAACCTGATGGCGAGGCGATGAAGCGCGTCTTCCTGCTGGGCTGGCCGATCAGTGTAACCCTGCTCGCCGAGGTGGGCCTTTTTGCCGGGGCGGCCGTGCTTGTGGGCTGGATCGGGACAATGGAAGTCGCCGCCCATGGGATCGCGCTGCAGGTCTCGTCGGCCACCTTCCTCGTGCATCTGGGGCTGTCGAACGCCGCCACCGTGCGCGCGGGGCGCGCTCTTGGCCGTGGCGAAGTGGAGGATCTCAAACGCGGCGCACGGGTGGTGCTGGGCATGTCGATGCTCTTTGCCTCGGCCACTGTGGTGGTGTTCTTCACCGTGCCCGAAGTGATCACAGGGCTTTTCCTCGCGCCCGACAACCCCGATCGCGGCGTGATCATCCCGCTGGCCAGCGCGCTTCTGATCATTTCCGGCTTCTTCCAACTTGTGGATGGGGCGCAGGCCGTGGGGCTGGGGCTTCTGCGCGGCGTCAAGGACACCCGAGCCCCGATGCTCATTGCGGCCTTCAGCTACTGGGGTGTCGGCATGCCCGCAAGCTATGTGATCGGTTTCACGCTGGGCTACGGCGTCCACGGAGTCTGGTACGGGCTGGTGCTTGGCCTTGCCTCCGCGGCCGTGCTGCTTCTGGCGCGCTTCTGGCTCTGGACGGTGCCTGCCCTTGGGGCCGAAGCGCCTGCGTCGGCCTAA
- a CDS encoding multiprotein-bridging factor 1 family protein, translating to MSETTDQSAETDDSWFSAEAATFGDRLAGAREAMGMSQGELAKRLGVKLKTIRVWEEDLQEPRANKLQMLSGILNVSMRWMLTGEGEGLSGPVDEVELPGEVSDLLSDLRQLKSEMSRSAEKLAMLEKRLRSALKAQG from the coding sequence ATGAGCGAGACCACCGACCAAAGCGCCGAGACGGATGACAGCTGGTTCAGCGCCGAGGCCGCCACTTTTGGCGATCGCCTTGCCGGGGCGCGCGAGGCCATGGGCATGAGCCAGGGCGAGCTGGCCAAGCGGCTGGGCGTGAAGCTCAAGACGATCCGCGTCTGGGAGGAAGATCTGCAAGAGCCGCGCGCCAACAAGCTGCAGATGCTTTCGGGCATCCTGAATGTCTCTATGCGCTGGATGCTGACCGGCGAGGGCGAAGGGCTGAGTGGCCCTGTGGACGAGGTTGAACTGCCCGGCGAGGTCTCCGATCTGCTGTCGGATCTGCGGCAGCTGAAAAGCGAGATGAGCCGCTCGGCTGAAAAGCTGGCGATGCTGGAAAAGCGCCTGCGCAGCGCGTTGAAGGCGCAGGGCTGA
- a CDS encoding ABC transporter substrate-binding protein has protein sequence MKPRLTAGFIPLVDCAPLVVAHELGFAEREGFQLDLVKQPSWSAIRDMLALGHIEAAHMLSPMPVAMSLGLGGLAARVDVLMVLSANGNSMGVTPAIAERMRANGWSGDFNAPFETGKHLIEATGGEIRLGVPFPFSMHAELFYHWLGALGISSGEALDVRTIPPPRMAEAIGAGEIDAFCVGEPWGSLAVETGVAELVLPGSAIWAFAPEKVLAVRHEWCEENPDLTRRLMRAVHAASRWLGEAENRMVASELLARSDYLDLSDSIIDRALTWTIQPRMGQLGQHVENFQRFHGGAATFPWRSQGAWIATHIAARAGLSREEALEVARGCFRSDLYRANLTGTGADMPGASEKLEGALPRATPVASVRGEMILGPDAFFDGQVFDFGT, from the coding sequence ATGAAGCCGCGGCTCACAGCCGGGTTCATCCCGCTGGTGGATTGCGCACCGCTCGTGGTGGCCCATGAACTCGGCTTTGCCGAGCGCGAGGGCTTCCAGCTTGATCTGGTGAAACAGCCCTCATGGTCCGCGATCCGCGACATGCTCGCGCTCGGCCATATCGAGGCCGCGCATATGCTCTCCCCCATGCCGGTGGCGATGTCGCTCGGGCTGGGCGGGCTGGCGGCGCGGGTGGACGTGCTTATGGTCCTGTCCGCAAACGGAAATTCCATGGGCGTCACCCCGGCCATCGCTGAGCGGATGCGCGCCAATGGCTGGAGCGGCGATTTCAACGCGCCCTTTGAGACAGGCAAGCACCTGATCGAGGCAACCGGCGGCGAGATCCGCCTTGGCGTGCCCTTTCCCTTCTCCATGCATGCGGAGCTCTTTTACCACTGGCTCGGCGCGCTCGGCATTTCCTCGGGCGAAGCGCTTGATGTGCGCACCATCCCGCCGCCGCGCATGGCCGAGGCCATCGGCGCGGGCGAGATCGACGCCTTCTGCGTGGGCGAGCCTTGGGGCTCGCTCGCCGTGGAAACAGGCGTGGCTGAACTGGTGCTTCCCGGAAGCGCCATCTGGGCCTTCGCGCCGGAAAAAGTGCTCGCCGTGCGCCATGAGTGGTGCGAGGAGAACCCTGATCTCACCCGCCGCCTGATGCGCGCGGTGCACGCCGCCAGCCGCTGGCTTGGGGAGGCCGAGAACCGGATGGTGGCTTCCGAGCTGCTGGCGCGCTCCGATTACCTTGACCTCTCCGACAGCATCATCGACCGCGCCCTGACCTGGACGATCCAGCCACGCATGGGCCAGTTGGGGCAGCACGTGGAGAACTTCCAGCGCTTCCACGGCGGTGCAGCCACCTTTCCGTGGCGCTCACAAGGCGCGTGGATCGCGACCCATATCGCCGCCCGCGCAGGGCTTTCCCGTGAAGAGGCGCTGGAGGTGGCCCGCGGCTGTTTCCGCAGCGACCTCTACCGCGCCAACCTCACCGGCACCGGTGCGGATATGCCCGGCGCGTCCGAAAAGCTGGAAGGCGCCCTGCCCCGCGCCACGCCCGTCGCCTCGGTGCGCGGTGAGATGATTCTGGGGCCCGACGCCTTCTTTGACGGTCAGGTTTTCGACTTCGGCACCTGA
- a CDS encoding MarR family winged helix-turn-helix transcriptional regulator: protein MTMHNSVSIPGNTGFISGYLEALALVERLHRLLLDVIKDEFERVGILEINPVQALLLFNIGDNEVTAGELKSRGYYQGSNVSYNLKKLVEMGYMHHQRCEVDRRSVRVRLTEKGRRIRDVVAELFARHADGLQSRGVLGADGIEDINVSLRRVERYWSEQIRYIY, encoded by the coding sequence ATGACGATGCACAATTCGGTGTCGATCCCCGGCAATACGGGGTTCATCTCGGGCTATCTTGAGGCGCTGGCGCTAGTGGAGCGGCTGCACCGCCTGCTGCTGGATGTGATCAAGGATGAGTTTGAGCGCGTCGGGATCCTTGAGATCAACCCGGTGCAGGCGCTTCTGCTGTTCAACATCGGTGATAATGAGGTCACGGCCGGGGAGCTGAAGAGCCGAGGCTATTACCAGGGCTCCAATGTCTCCTACAATCTGAAGAAGCTTGTCGAGATGGGCTATATGCACCATCAGCGCTGCGAGGTGGATCGCCGCAGCGTGCGGGTGCGGCTGACGGAGAAGGGCCGCCGGATCCGCGATGTGGTGGCAGAGCTTTTTGCCCGCCATGCGGACGGGCTGCAATCGCGCGGGGTTCTGGGAGCGGATGGGATCGAGGATATCAACGTCTCCTTGCGCCGGGTGGAGCGCTACTGGAGCGAGCAGATCCGCTACATTTACTGA
- a CDS encoding ANTAR domain-containing response regulator yields the protein MSTKLRITVVDADPERAHMIVDGLCEAGDFDVTVLGDETGLARKLAQLAPDVVLIDLANPSRDTLEQLSVASGANSRPVAMFVDRSDPDMTRAAIQAGLSAYVVDGLKKERIKPVIDAAITRFHMLSQMRSELNAAKAALAERKTIERAKGLLIQARGITEDQAYALLRKTAMDQGKKVGEVAQALVTAAELLK from the coding sequence GTGAGCACCAAGTTACGCATAACCGTCGTCGACGCAGATCCTGAGCGCGCCCATATGATCGTGGACGGGCTCTGCGAGGCTGGCGATTTCGATGTCACCGTGCTGGGCGATGAAACCGGCCTTGCCCGCAAGCTCGCGCAGCTCGCGCCCGACGTGGTGCTGATCGATCTCGCCAACCCCAGCCGCGACACGCTGGAGCAGCTTTCCGTGGCCAGCGGTGCCAATTCCCGCCCCGTCGCGATGTTCGTGGACCGCTCCGACCCCGACATGACCCGCGCCGCGATTCAGGCCGGGCTTTCGGCCTACGTGGTCGACGGGCTGAAGAAAGAGCGCATTAAGCCCGTGATCGACGCCGCCATCACGCGCTTTCACATGCTGTCCCAGATGCGCAGCGAGTTGAACGCCGCCAAGGCCGCGCTGGCCGAGCGCAAGACGATCGAGCGGGCCAAAGGGCTGCTGATCCAGGCGCGCGGCATCACCGAGGATCAGGCTTATGCGCTCCTGCGCAAGACGGCGATGGATCAGGGCAAGAAGGTCGGCGAGGTGGCGCAGGCGCTCGTGACGGCCGCGGAGCTTCTGAAATGA
- a CDS encoding pyridoxal phosphate-dependent aminotransferase: MSFLSATLDRVKPSPTIAVTTKAAELKAAGADIIALGAGEPDFDTPNNIKAAAKAAIDAGKTKYTAPDGIPELKAAICAKFARDNGLTYTPKQISVSTGGKQVLYNALMATLNAGDEVIIPAPYWVSYPDMVLLAGGTPVVVEAGMDTAFKMTPAQLEAAITPKTKWLIFNSPSNPTGAGYSRAELKALTDVLMRHPQVWVMSDDMYEHLTFDGFDFCTPAQVEPGLYERTLTVNGVSKAYAMTGWRIGYAGGPEHLIAAMRKIQSQSTSNPCSVSQWAAVEALNGPQGFLAPNAELFRRRRDLVVEMLNAAKGIECPVPEGAFYVYPSIAGCIGKVSAGGTKIETDEDFATALLEETGVAVVFGAAFGLSPNFRVSYATSDAALAEACRRIQDFCKGLR; this comes from the coding sequence ATGTCTTTCCTTTCCGCGACACTAGACCGCGTGAAACCCTCGCCCACCATCGCCGTGACGACAAAGGCGGCGGAGCTGAAGGCCGCGGGCGCCGACATCATCGCGCTTGGCGCGGGCGAGCCGGATTTCGACACGCCGAACAACATCAAGGCCGCCGCGAAAGCCGCCATCGACGCAGGGAAAACGAAATACACCGCGCCCGATGGTATCCCGGAGCTGAAAGCCGCGATCTGTGCCAAATTCGCGCGCGACAACGGGCTGACCTACACGCCCAAGCAGATCTCGGTCTCCACCGGCGGCAAGCAGGTGCTTTACAATGCGCTCATGGCCACGCTGAATGCGGGCGACGAGGTGATCATCCCCGCCCCCTACTGGGTCAGCTACCCCGATATGGTGCTGCTCGCCGGTGGCACGCCGGTGGTGGTGGAAGCCGGTATGGACACGGCGTTCAAGATGACGCCCGCGCAGCTTGAAGCCGCGATCACGCCGAAAACGAAATGGCTGATCTTCAACTCGCCCTCGAACCCCACGGGCGCAGGCTATAGCCGCGCGGAGCTGAAAGCGCTCACCGATGTGCTGATGCGCCACCCGCAGGTCTGGGTGATGAGCGACGACATGTACGAACATCTCACCTTCGACGGGTTCGACTTCTGCACGCCTGCGCAGGTGGAGCCGGGGCTTTACGAGCGCACGCTCACGGTCAATGGCGTCTCCAAGGCCTATGCGATGACGGGCTGGCGCATCGGCTATGCGGGGGGGCCGGAGCATCTGATCGCGGCCATGCGCAAGATCCAGAGCCAGTCCACCTCCAACCCCTGCTCGGTGAGCCAATGGGCCGCCGTTGAGGCACTGAACGGTCCGCAGGGTTTCCTCGCGCCCAACGCCGAGCTGTTCCGCCGCCGCCGCGATCTGGTGGTGGAGATGCTGAACGCCGCAAAAGGTATCGAATGCCCGGTGCCGGAAGGGGCGTTCTACGTCTATCCCTCCATCGCGGGCTGCATCGGCAAGGTCAGCGCGGGCGGGACAAAGATCGAAACCGATGAGGATTTCGCCACCGCCCTGCTGGAGGAAACCGGCGTGGCCGTCGTCTTCGGCGCCGCCTTCGGGCTTTCACCCAACTTCCGCGTCAGCTACGCTACCTCGGACGCGGCGCTGGCGGAAGCCTGCCGTCGCATCCAGGATTTCTGCAAGGGATTGCGTTGA